From one Flavobacterium sp. N502536 genomic stretch:
- a CDS encoding YkgB family protein: MNLNEFAYKLGVVGTVIILVWVGLFKFTAVEAGAIKELVENHFAMGWMYKVMSVQQVSNLIGIFEVLTGIGLLASLFLRRIGFYAGFASVVIFVTTLSFLVTTPGVFKMVEGFPVTDFFILKDIPYLAISLLVFVKGKE, encoded by the coding sequence ATGAATTTAAATGAATTTGCGTACAAACTGGGGGTTGTGGGAACTGTAATTATTTTGGTCTGGGTAGGGCTTTTTAAGTTTACGGCGGTCGAAGCCGGAGCGATAAAAGAACTGGTTGAAAATCATTTTGCCATGGGCTGGATGTACAAAGTAATGTCGGTGCAGCAGGTTTCAAATCTTATTGGAATATTTGAAGTATTGACCGGGATTGGTCTGCTGGCTTCTTTGTTTTTAAGAAGAATTGGTTTTTATGCCGGTTTTGCGTCAGTGGTTATATTTGTAACGACGCTGAGTTTTTTAGTGACCACTCCGGGTGTTTTTAAAATGGTTGAAGGGTTTCCAGTAACCGATTTTTTTATTTTAAAAGACATTCCGTATCTGGCAATTTCGCTGCTGGTTTTTGTAAAAGGCAAAGAATAA
- the leuD gene encoding 3-isopropylmalate dehydratase small subunit: MAYDKFNILTSSAVPLPIENVDTDQIIPARFLKATKREGFGDNLFRDWRYNGDDTPKADFVLNDSTYSGKILVGGKNFGSGSSREHAAWAVYDYGFRAVVSSFFADIFKGNCLNIGVLPVQVSPEFADTIFKAIEADPKTELEINLPNQTITLLTTGQQESFAINGYKKNNMINGFDDIDYLQNIKEEIVAFADKLPY; this comes from the coding sequence ATGGCATACGATAAATTTAATATACTTACCAGCAGCGCAGTGCCGCTGCCAATTGAAAACGTAGATACCGATCAAATCATTCCGGCTCGTTTTCTGAAAGCGACTAAACGTGAAGGCTTTGGAGACAACCTGTTTAGAGACTGGAGATACAACGGAGACGATACTCCAAAAGCCGATTTCGTTTTAAACGATTCAACTTATAGCGGAAAAATTCTTGTTGGAGGAAAAAACTTCGGTTCAGGATCTTCAAGAGAACACGCTGCCTGGGCAGTTTATGATTACGGTTTTAGAGCTGTAGTTTCAAGTTTCTTTGCGGATATCTTCAAAGGAAACTGTTTGAATATTGGAGTTTTGCCGGTTCAGGTGAGTCCTGAATTTGCAGATACCATTTTCAAAGCAATCGAAGCTGATCCTAAAACTGAATTAGAAATCAACTTACCAAATCAAACGATTACTTTGTTGACGACAGGCCAACAGGAATCATTTGCAATTAACGGTTACAAAAAGAACAACATGATCAATGGTTTTGACGACATTGATTATTTACAAAATATTAAAGAAGAAATTGTGGCTTTTGCCGATAAACTTCCTTATTAA
- the leuC gene encoding 3-isopropylmalate dehydratase large subunit, with the protein MSKTLFDKVWDSHVVRKIEDGPDVFFIDRHFIHEVTSPVAFLGLKARGVTVLYPERTFATADHNTPTINQHLPVQDPLSANQLQALEDNANEYGISHWGLGHIKNGIVHVVGPENGITLPGATIVCGDSHTSTHGAFGAIAFGIGTSEVEMVLSTQCIMQPKPKKMRINVNGQLSKGVGPKDVALYIIAQLTTSGGTGYFVEYAGDVFENMTMEGRMTVCNLSIEMGARGGMIAPDQTTFDFLEGKLYAPKGEAWTKAVAYWKTLKTDADAIFDAELNINAADIEPMITYGTNPGMGIGISKHIPNANQVEGGAETYKKSLAYMGFNEDDVMIGKPIDYVFLGSCTNGRIEDFRAFAEIVKGRKKADNVTAWLVPGSHVVEAQIKEEGILDILTDAGFVLRQPGCSACLAMNDDKVPAGKYAVSTSNRNFEGRQGPGSRTLLASPIMAAAAAVTGKLTDPRELF; encoded by the coding sequence ATGAGTAAGACATTATTTGACAAAGTATGGGATTCACATGTAGTGCGTAAAATTGAAGATGGACCAGATGTGTTTTTTATTGACCGCCATTTCATTCACGAAGTTACAAGTCCTGTTGCTTTTTTAGGATTGAAAGCCAGAGGCGTTACTGTTTTATACCCGGAACGTACTTTTGCAACTGCAGACCACAATACACCAACGATTAACCAACATTTACCAGTTCAGGATCCGTTATCAGCCAATCAGCTTCAGGCTCTTGAAGACAATGCCAATGAATACGGTATTTCACACTGGGGATTGGGACATATTAAAAATGGAATTGTACACGTAGTAGGTCCTGAAAACGGAATTACTTTGCCAGGTGCTACTATTGTTTGCGGAGATTCACACACCTCTACTCATGGTGCTTTTGGAGCTATTGCTTTTGGTATCGGAACCTCTGAAGTTGAAATGGTACTTTCTACTCAATGTATCATGCAGCCAAAACCAAAGAAAATGCGTATCAACGTAAACGGTCAATTAAGTAAAGGTGTTGGCCCAAAAGACGTTGCTCTTTATATTATTGCTCAGTTAACCACTTCTGGCGGAACAGGTTATTTTGTTGAATATGCCGGTGATGTTTTTGAAAATATGACGATGGAAGGCCGTATGACGGTTTGTAACCTTAGTATTGAAATGGGTGCGAGAGGCGGAATGATCGCTCCTGATCAGACGACTTTCGACTTCCTTGAAGGAAAATTATATGCTCCAAAAGGGGAAGCCTGGACCAAAGCTGTTGCCTACTGGAAAACATTAAAAACAGATGCGGACGCTATTTTTGACGCCGAATTGAACATCAATGCTGCAGATATTGAACCAATGATTACTTATGGTACTAACCCTGGAATGGGAATTGGTATCTCCAAACATATCCCAAATGCCAACCAGGTTGAAGGCGGTGCCGAAACTTACAAAAAATCTTTAGCATACATGGGCTTCAACGAAGACGATGTGATGATTGGAAAACCAATTGATTATGTTTTCTTAGGAAGCTGTACCAACGGACGTATTGAAGATTTTAGGGCTTTCGCCGAAATTGTAAAAGGAAGAAAAAAAGCAGATAACGTTACAGCCTGGTTAGTTCCCGGTTCTCACGTTGTTGAAGCTCAAATTAAAGAAGAAGGTATTTTAGACATTCTTACGGATGCCGGTTTTGTATTACGTCAGCCGGGTTGTTCTGCCTGTTTAGCGATGAACGACGATAAGGTTCCTGCCGGAAAATATGCAGTAAGTACTTCTAACCGAAATTTTGAAGGCCGTCAGGGTCCCGGTTCAAGAACCTTATTAGCAAGTCCGATTATGGCTGCCGCTGCCGCTGTTACCGGAAAACTAACAGACCCGAGAGAGCTGTTTTAA